A single region of the Malus sylvestris chromosome 8, drMalSylv7.2, whole genome shotgun sequence genome encodes:
- the LOC126632044 gene encoding NAC domain-containing protein 43-like, producing the protein MAPENMSISVNGQSQVPPGFRFHPTEEELLQYYLKKKVSNQRIDLDVIREVDLNKLEPWDIQEKCKIGTAPQNDWYFFSHKDKKYPTGIRTNRATAAGFWKATGRDKVICSNCRRIGMRKTLVFYKGRAPHGQKSDWIMHEYRLDDNNTSNCNITNVPTVVGDAAQEEGWVVCRIFKKKNLHKILSSPILNTTTSIITETRNGQSLFDSCPEGALEPILHYMGRTCNEEENEAYINNNSTRFNLQPINIGISNTSNHNGFHEKFLKLPTLDSPNSTSSQDCYQPNIHEGMMVTENNNNPVSPFTDHHQNMDYHAHHMDSGITNWAALDRLVASQLNGQTETSRQLTCFNITDPYDNNDHDHERQLPSTLRGSLSSSNTYHAIHDYNNSEIDLWNFDRQ; encoded by the exons ATGGCGCCTGAAAACATGAGCATATCTGTAAATGGGCAATCTCAAGTCCCTCCTGGTTTCAGGTTTCATCCAACCGAAGAGGAACTCTTGCAGTACTATTTGAAGAAGAAGGTCTCAAATCAGAGGATCGATCTCGATGTCATACGTGAAGTCGATCTCAATAAGCTTGAGCCATGGGATATACAag AGAAGTGTAAGATAGGAACTGCACCACAGAATGATTGGTATTTCTTCAGCCATAAAGACAAGAAGTACCCGACTGGAATACGAACAAATCGTGCAACTGCTGCTGGATTCTGGAAGGCAACTGGCCGTGATAAAGTGATATGTAGCAACTGCAGGCGGATCGGTATGAGGAAGACTCTTGTGTTCTACAAAGGCCGAGCTCCCCATGGCCAAAAGTCTGATTGGATCATGCATGAATATAGACTCGACGACAATAATACTAGCAATTGCAATATCACTAAT GTACCCACTGTTGTGGGAGATGCAGCACAAGAGGAGGGATGGGTGGTTTGCCGAATTTTCAAGAAGAAAAACCTCCACAAAATTTTGAGCAGCCCAATCTTGAATACTACTACATCCATCATAACAGAAACAAGAAATGGCCAATCACTGTTTGATTCGTGTCCCGAGGGAGCTTTGGAGCCAATACTTCATTACATGGGGAGGACATGCAATGAAGAAGAGAATGAAGCCTACATTAACAATAACAGCACAAGATTTAATCTCCAACCAATCAACATAGGCATTAGTAATACTAGTAATCACAATGGCTTCCATGAGAAGTTCTTGAAACTTCCGACCCTAGACAGCCCAAACTCCACAAGCAGCCAGGATTGTTACCAACCAAACATTCATGAGGGGATGATGGTCACAGAGAATAATAACAACCCGGTGAGTCCTTTTACTGATCATCACCAAAATATGGATTACCATGCACACCACATGGACTCAGGAATCACCAACTGGGCAGCTCTTGACCGCCTTGTGGCTTCACAACTCAATGGACAAACTGAGACCTCTAGGCAGTTAACTTGTTTCAATATCACTGACCCTTATGACAACAATGATCATGATCATGAACGCCAGTTACCAAGTACCCTACGAGGATCGTTGTCTTCATCCAACACCTACCATGCCATACACGACTACAACAACAGCGAGATCGACCTGTGGAATTTCGATCGACAATAA